A window of Lytechinus variegatus isolate NC3 chromosome 15, Lvar_3.0, whole genome shotgun sequence contains these coding sequences:
- the LOC121429014 gene encoding uncharacterized protein LOC121429014 gives MNEQGESNNWKVTEALYERLRRTQRRGKSRDNELMDLLNDLVKYIEWQRYVAGRRNHKWDENLQPMNQDRNGYTDHEMMQDFKKLKADDDRSPVEPALIAEVKSAHEECQIRQFEVDELEVYLQHKLSELEKAHELFRDRMCEIKRLFGRARARSTVRTRPVTFPAHEQTTESSESPPKSNHPVSSDFRVGSFVCVKDVEDKTTRVMAPPIPKDVLELSQEKFGKERPSKWKKRWSRVKKSFRRRNNN, from the exons ATGAATGAACAAGGAG AGTCTAACAATTGGAAGGTGACAGAGGCCCTCTACGAGCGACTGAGGAGGACCCAGCGGCGAGGAAAGAGTCGAGATAATGAGCTCATGGATCTTCTTAACGACCTCGTCAAATATATTGAATg GCAAAGGTATGTTGCTGGTCGTCGGAATCATAAATGGGATGAGAACCTACAACCGATGAACCAAGACCGAAATGGCTACACCGACCACGAAATGATGCAAGACTTCAAGAAACTCAAAGCCGACGATGACCGCTCTCCAGTCGAGCCCGCCCTCATCGCCGAAGTGAAATCCGCTCATGAAGAATGCCAGATCCGTCAATTCGAGGTCGACGAGCTCGAGGTCTACCTGCAGCACAAGCTGAGCGAGCTGGAAAAGGCACACGAGCTCTTCCGTGATCGCATGTGCGAGATCAAACGACTCTTTGGTCGCGCCCGTGCGCGTTCCACCGTGCGCACACGACCCGTGACATTCCCCGCTCACGAGCAGACGACAGAGAGCAGTGAAAGCCCGCCAAAATCGAACCACCCAGTTTCAAGCGACTTCAGAGTAGGCTCCTTCGTTTGCGTGAAGGATGTGGAAGATAAAACAACGCGCGTGATGGCTCCGCCCATCCCTAAAGATGTACTCGAACTGTCGCAGGAGAAATTCGGGAAGGAACGTCCTTCTAAATGGAAGAAGAGATGGAGTAGGGTCAAGAAATCTTTCAGGAGACGAAACAACAATTAA